One Curtobacterium sp. MCLR17_032 genomic window carries:
- a CDS encoding DUF6264 family protein produces MSRPYRRTRAGRRRHHGDHAFHPQRPGRHRGRRAVVTRAGDGGPSRPASEAEAGSAPVSASAVGRAARPGLRGGRRVADVVATVVLLLLGAVTTVVAGRGIQFMALSFGSCDAPGNRCDEGLGSTVVTLGPVVVALVFLVTLVVCVLRLVRRRLSWPVALLGLGVLVLVFVVARLLVGGSVSIGI; encoded by the coding sequence CGGGCCGGAGGAGGCACCATGGTGACCATGCGTTCCATCCTCAGCGTCCTGGCCGGCACCGCGGTCGGCGGGCGGTCGTGACACGCGCGGGTGACGGCGGGCCGTCCCGTCCGGCGTCGGAGGCGGAGGCGGGATCGGCGCCCGTGTCCGCGTCGGCGGTCGGCCGGGCGGCTCGTCCCGGCCTGCGCGGCGGCCGTCGCGTCGCCGACGTGGTCGCGACCGTCGTCCTGCTGCTGCTCGGCGCGGTCACGACGGTGGTCGCGGGGCGCGGGATCCAGTTCATGGCGCTGTCGTTCGGGTCGTGCGACGCGCCCGGCAACCGGTGCGACGAGGGACTCGGCAGCACGGTCGTGACGCTCGGCCCCGTGGTCGTCGCGCTGGTGTTCCTCGTCACCCTGGTGGTGTGCGTGCTCCGGCTGGTGCGGCGACGGCTGAGCTGGCCGGTGGCGCTCCTCGGGCTCGGGGTGCTCGTGCTGGTCTTCGTCGTGGCACGACTGCTGGTCGGTGGGTCGGTCTCGATCGGCATCTGA